The following proteins come from a genomic window of Desmospora profundinema:
- the mraY gene encoding phospho-N-acetylmuramoyl-pentapeptide-transferase: MEFSLILTAMGVAFGLTVLFGPLVIPMLRRLKFGQAIRQEGPQAHQAKAGTPTMGGVIFLTALVLTVIPVGKWFHMDDSFADIFFLLFAILGYGIVGFLDDYIKVVMKRNLGLTSRQKLLGQLFIGLVLFWVLLEVRVNRGEYESISVLQIPGTEIEWQLNWMYLPLLVLMLVATSNAVNLTDGLDGLVAGTAAIAYGAYAIIGLMQGNPHVVIFATAVAGTMLGFLVFNANPAKVFMGDTGSLALGGGLAALAVITKTELLLVVIGGVFVIETLSVIIQVISFRLTGKRVFRMSPLHHHFELLGWSEWRVVTVFWLVGTAFAAGGIGLYALTG; encoded by the coding sequence ATGGAATTTTCCTTGATTCTTACTGCGATGGGTGTTGCTTTTGGCTTAACTGTGTTATTTGGACCGCTGGTGATCCCGATGCTCAGACGGCTGAAATTTGGCCAAGCGATCCGACAAGAAGGGCCCCAGGCCCATCAGGCAAAAGCGGGAACCCCGACTATGGGAGGGGTGATCTTTCTCACCGCATTAGTGTTGACTGTGATCCCGGTGGGGAAATGGTTCCACATGGACGACTCGTTTGCCGATATCTTTTTTCTGTTGTTTGCCATTTTGGGCTATGGGATCGTAGGATTCCTGGACGACTATATCAAGGTTGTCATGAAGCGGAACCTGGGATTAACCTCCCGGCAAAAGTTGCTGGGTCAATTGTTTATCGGGCTGGTTTTGTTCTGGGTGCTGTTGGAAGTGCGGGTCAACCGGGGGGAGTACGAATCGATTTCTGTTCTGCAAATACCAGGGACTGAGATCGAGTGGCAACTCAACTGGATGTACCTTCCCTTACTGGTGTTGATGTTGGTAGCCACTTCCAATGCCGTCAACCTTACCGACGGCCTGGACGGCCTGGTGGCCGGGACGGCAGCGATTGCTTATGGTGCCTACGCCATCATCGGTTTGATGCAGGGAAACCCCCATGTGGTCATTTTCGCCACTGCAGTAGCCGGAACGATGCTGGGCTTCCTCGTTTTTAACGCCAATCCGGCCAAGGTGTTTATGGGAGACACCGGTTCTCTTGCATTGGGCGGAGGGTTGGCCGCACTTGCGGTCATCACCAAGACGGAGCTGCTGCTGGTGGTGATCGGCGGAGTGTTTGTCATTGAAACACTCTCTGTTATCATTCAGGTGATCTCCTTCCGGTTGACCGGCAAGCGGGTGTTTCGCATGAGCCCCCTTCATCATCATTTTGAGTTGTTGGGTTGGTCGGAATGGCGGGTGGTGACGGTGTTCTGGCTGGTGGGAACCGCCTTTGCCGCAGGCGGGATCGGATTGTATGCACTGACCGGTTAA
- a CDS encoding endonuclease Q family protein, with translation MKTVFADMHIHVGRTESGLPVKITASRSLTFDNILREAAQRKGIDLIGIIDAHSPPVQEEMARGLAEGRYQECAGGGIRFESTTVIPGAEIEVKREGQGAAHLLAYFPHLEAIRQFTLFLSRYVRNPQLSTQRFHGPVEALEDQVTALGGLLVPAHVFTPFKSVYGSAADRLSQVFRPDKLAAVELGLSADTTMADRIGELHPFTFVTNSDAHSLPKIGREYHALTVMEASFDEWKKALLRQEGRRVKANYGLDPKLGKYHRSRCADCNKGLQQPAGKRCPHCGGHVVKGVMDRIEEISDSSVGSPTHRPPYIHQVPLEFIPKLGPKTLDRLVERFGSEMNILHRVSLEEIAAVTHERIAHHIGLARTGQLSMEAGGGGVYGRVRTSRQ, from the coding sequence ATGAAAACCGTTTTTGCCGATATGCACATCCACGTCGGGCGTACCGAGAGTGGGTTGCCGGTCAAGATTACGGCTTCCCGCTCCCTCACCTTCGATAACATCTTGCGGGAAGCGGCACAGCGCAAGGGAATCGATCTGATCGGGATCATCGACGCCCATTCCCCTCCGGTACAGGAGGAGATGGCAAGGGGTCTCGCGGAAGGGCGGTACCAGGAATGCGCCGGCGGCGGGATTCGTTTTGAATCGACGACCGTGATTCCCGGAGCGGAAATCGAGGTGAAACGGGAGGGGCAGGGTGCCGCTCATCTGTTGGCTTATTTTCCTCACTTGGAGGCGATCCGTCAGTTTACTCTTTTTTTGTCGCGGTATGTACGCAATCCGCAGCTGAGCACCCAACGCTTTCACGGTCCGGTGGAGGCGCTGGAAGACCAGGTAACGGCATTGGGGGGGCTCCTTGTTCCCGCCCATGTATTTACACCCTTTAAGAGCGTGTACGGAAGTGCCGCGGACCGGTTATCCCAGGTGTTCCGACCGGACAAGCTGGCAGCGGTGGAGCTGGGTCTTAGTGCGGACACAACGATGGCGGATCGCATCGGAGAGTTGCACCCGTTTACATTTGTCACCAATTCGGATGCCCATTCACTGCCCAAAATTGGACGGGAGTATCACGCCCTAACAGTGATGGAGGCCAGTTTCGATGAGTGGAAAAAAGCGCTCTTGCGTCAAGAAGGACGGCGGGTGAAGGCCAATTACGGCTTGGATCCCAAATTGGGCAAATACCACCGAAGCCGTTGCGCCGATTGTAACAAAGGCTTGCAGCAACCGGCGGGAAAACGGTGTCCTCACTGCGGTGGCCATGTGGTGAAAGGGGTGATGGACCGGATCGAGGAAATCAGCGACTCCAGTGTCGGCTCACCCACTCACCGGCCGCCTTATATTCACCAAGTGCCGCTGGAGTTTATCCCGAAACTGGGTCCCAAAACATTGGATCGATTGGTGGAACGATTCGGTTCGGAGATGAATATTCTTCACCGTGTTTCCCTGGAGGAGATTGCGGCGGTGACTCATGAGAGGATTGCCCATCATATCGGGCTGGCACGAACCGGACAGCTTTCAATGGAAGCGGGAGGCGGAGGCGTGTATGGACGGGTGCGTACATCCCGCCAGTAG
- a CDS encoding NUDIX hydrolase, whose protein sequence is MSRLEEKTIRSTPIFDGDIIQVQVDEVELPNGKRATRELVKHTGAVSILAVTEAGKIVLVRQFRKPLEKTILEIPAGKLEPGEDPAHCAARELKEETGYTADRLEKVAGFYTSPGFADEYLHIFEARGLKQGEATPDTDEFVETVECTLNEAFERMARGEIDDAKTVVALYLWQNRVLRGG, encoded by the coding sequence ATGAGCCGACTGGAAGAGAAGACGATTCGAAGCACACCGATTTTTGATGGGGATATCATCCAGGTGCAAGTGGATGAAGTGGAGTTACCGAATGGCAAACGCGCTACCCGCGAGTTGGTGAAACATACGGGAGCCGTCTCGATCCTGGCGGTGACGGAAGCGGGAAAGATCGTCCTGGTCCGTCAATTTCGCAAACCCTTGGAGAAAACAATCCTGGAAATCCCGGCCGGAAAGCTGGAGCCGGGGGAAGATCCCGCTCATTGTGCGGCGAGGGAGTTAAAGGAGGAGACCGGCTATACCGCTGATCGTCTGGAGAAGGTGGCCGGATTTTATACGTCTCCCGGTTTTGCCGATGAATATCTCCATATCTTTGAGGCCCGTGGATTAAAACAGGGGGAAGCGACTCCGGATACAGACGAATTTGTCGAAACGGTGGAATGTACTTTGAATGAGGCTTTTGAGCGGATGGCAAGAGGTGAAATTGATGATGCCAAAACGGTGGTTGCCTTGTATCTGTGGCAAAATCGGGTGCTGAGAGGCGGATGA